In one Deltaproteobacteria bacterium genomic region, the following are encoded:
- a CDS encoding aspartate aminotransferase family protein has product MSAKDERHTRRSEREQGDVNTTPGRATYWSRNLDGESLEIFEEDKTYFMQQALSTPVLNVLERAAGACIFDMQGRAYIDMHGNGVHNAGFNNPDVIRAVVRQLEAGMTFCPRRYTNRPAVSLAKKLAEITPEGLCKSLFCPGGSEAIEMAVTLAKQVTGKFKTISFWDSFHGAGYAAASIGGEAHFKAGQGPMMPGALHVEFPNYYRNPWGFENPDAVDAECLRQIELVLEREPGVAAIIGEPISAAPVVPSRAYWSGVKRLCETYGVLLIFDEIIEGFGRTGKMFASEHFVTPDILVLGKSLGGGLVPFAGIVTRAKYDTFPDRSIGHYTHEKNALCSAAALAEIATIEKNDLCGHAADMGAYALEVLKDIRGRHPIIGNVDGKGLHLGIELVSDPVTKKRAVDAAESVMYRCMQKGLAFKTIEGNIITLRPALVISREELDRALSILEEAIGETERDGL; this is encoded by the coding sequence ATGTCCGCAAAGGATGAGCGACACACCAGACGAAGCGAAAGAGAACAGGGAGACGTCAACACGACCCCCGGCAGGGCAACATACTGGTCACGCAATCTCGACGGTGAATCCCTTGAAATTTTTGAAGAGGACAAAACCTATTTCATGCAGCAGGCGCTGTCCACGCCGGTATTGAATGTGCTGGAACGTGCCGCAGGTGCCTGCATTTTCGATATGCAGGGACGTGCCTATATCGACATGCACGGCAACGGGGTGCACAATGCGGGCTTCAACAACCCTGACGTCATCAGGGCCGTCGTCAGACAGCTTGAAGCGGGCATGACCTTCTGCCCCCGGCGCTACACCAACAGACCGGCCGTTTCCCTGGCAAAAAAGCTGGCCGAAATCACACCGGAGGGTTTGTGCAAATCCCTTTTTTGCCCCGGGGGGTCGGAAGCGATCGAAATGGCCGTCACGCTGGCAAAACAGGTGACGGGTAAATTCAAAACCATCTCTTTCTGGGACTCGTTTCACGGTGCGGGCTATGCTGCGGCCAGTATCGGCGGGGAAGCCCACTTCAAGGCCGGCCAGGGTCCCATGATGCCCGGTGCGCTGCACGTCGAGTTCCCCAATTATTACCGCAACCCGTGGGGATTCGAAAACCCGGATGCCGTCGATGCCGAATGCCTGCGGCAGATCGAACTGGTTCTGGAGAGAGAGCCTGGCGTGGCCGCCATTATTGGTGAGCCCATCTCCGCCGCACCCGTGGTTCCCAGCAGGGCTTACTGGTCCGGCGTTAAACGCCTCTGTGAAACGTACGGTGTGCTCCTGATTTTCGACGAGATCATCGAGGGATTCGGACGCACCGGCAAAATGTTCGCCAGTGAACATTTTGTGACACCCGACATCCTTGTGCTGGGTAAATCCCTCGGAGGCGGCCTGGTCCCTTTTGCCGGAATCGTCACCCGCGCAAAATATGACACGTTCCCCGACCGCTCCATAGGGCACTACACCCATGAAAAAAACGCGCTCTGTTCGGCCGCGGCACTGGCAGAAATCGCCACCATCGAAAAAAACGACCTTTGCGGGCATGCAGCCGATATGGGTGCCTATGCTCTCGAGGTATTGAAAGACATCCGAGGCCGCCACCCCATCATCGGCAATGTCGACGGCAAGGGCCTCCACCTGGGCATCGAACTCGTGAGCGATCCGGTGACCAAGAAACGCGCCGTGGATGCTGCCGAAAGTGTCATGTACCGGTGCATGCAGAAAGGATTGGCCTTCAAAACCATCGAGGGAAATATCATCACGCTGCGCCCGGCACTGGTAATTTCCCGTGAGGAATTGGACCGCGCCCTTTCCATTCTCGAAGAAGCCATCGGGGAGACGGAGCGGGACGGTCTTTAG